Proteins from one Leptonema illini DSM 21528 genomic window:
- the tuf gene encoding elongation factor Tu has product MAKEKFDRSKPHVNVGTIGHVDHGKTTLTAAITTVLAKAKGGKNKAVKYDEIDNAPEERERGITIATSHQEYESDNRHYAHVDCPGHADYVKNMITGAAQMDAAILVCSAVDGPMPQTREHILLARQVGVPYIVVFLNKVDVLKPDEREEMTELVAEEIRDLLEKYGFPRETPFVQGSALKALEGDQSELGEPAIMKLVETLDTYVPEPKRDVDKAFLMPVEDVFSITGRGTVATGRVETGKLNVSDEVEIVGVRDTAKSVVTGIEMFRKQLDFAQAGDNIGALLRGTKKEEIERGQVLAKPGTITPHRKFKAEVYVLKKEEGGRHTPFQNNYRPQFYFRTTDVTGTIMLPAGKEVVIPGDNVTVDVELITPIAMDKGLKFAIREGGRTVGSGVVAEIVE; this is encoded by the coding sequence ATGGCTAAGGAAAAATTCGATCGTTCGAAGCCGCACGTGAACGTCGGGACTATCGGTCACGTCGACCACGGCAAGACGACTCTGACGGCCGCCATCACCACCGTTCTGGCCAAAGCCAAGGGCGGTAAGAACAAGGCTGTTAAATATGACGAAATCGATAACGCTCCGGAAGAGAGAGAGCGTGGTATTACCATTGCAACGTCTCACCAGGAATACGAATCTGATAACCGTCACTACGCACACGTAGACTGCCCCGGTCACGCTGACTATGTAAAAAACATGATCACCGGCGCCGCTCAGATGGATGCAGCGATTCTCGTTTGCTCCGCTGTTGACGGTCCGATGCCGCAGACTCGTGAGCATATCCTGCTCGCCCGTCAGGTCGGTGTTCCGTACATCGTTGTCTTCCTGAACAAAGTTGACGTTCTGAAGCCGGACGAGCGCGAAGAAATGACCGAGCTGGTTGCTGAAGAAATTCGTGACCTTCTCGAGAAGTATGGCTTCCCGCGTGAGACTCCGTTCGTTCAGGGTTCTGCACTGAAGGCCCTTGAAGGCGATCAGTCCGAACTTGGTGAGCCTGCCATCATGAAGCTGGTTGAAACTCTCGATACGTATGTTCCCGAGCCGAAGCGCGACGTTGACAAAGCATTCCTCATGCCGGTCGAAGACGTGTTCTCGATCACCGGTCGTGGAACGGTTGCTACGGGCCGTGTTGAAACCGGCAAGCTGAACGTATCTGACGAAGTTGAAATCGTCGGTGTTCGCGATACGGCGAAAAGCGTTGTGACTGGAATTGAAATGTTCCGCAAGCAACTCGACTTCGCTCAGGCTGGCGACAATATCGGCGCCCTGCTTCGTGGAACGAAGAAAGAAGAGATTGAGCGTGGTCAGGTTCTTGCCAAGCCGGGGACGATTACTCCGCACCGCAAGTTCAAGGCCGAGGTCTATGTTCTGAAAAAAGAAGAGGGTGGCCGCCACACTCCGTTCCAGAACAACTACCGTCCTCAGTTCTACTTCCGCACAACGGACGTTACCGGCACTATCATGCTGCCGGCTGGCAAAGAAGTTGTGATCCCGGGCGACAACGTCACTGTTGACGTTGAGCTTATCACTCCCATCGCTATGGACAAAGGTCTGAAGTTCGCCATCCGTGAAGGTGGTCGTACCGTAGGGTCCGGCGTCGTTGCTGAGATTGTAGAGTAA
- the rpoC gene encoding DNA-directed RNA polymerase subunit beta' produces MNRPTDFDSIKIMLASPERIREWSFGEVKKPETINYRTLRPEREGLFCEKIFGTMKDWECYCGKFKSIRYKGVICDRCGVEVTHSKVRRERMGHVELATPVAHIWYYRSVPSRIGLLLNMTVNELKSILYYEKYVIIDPADSNREIGELIDDDEYFEYLDLYGNKFVAMMGGEAIKEMLSRIDMDAEIHAIRDKIADGIKASDKRILKRLEILEALRESGNRPEWMMLDVVPVIPPELRPMVQLDGGRFATSDLNDLYRRVINRNNRLRRLQQLRAPDIIVRNEKRMLQEAVDALFDNSRRAKSVKGKGNRPLKSLSDMLKGKTGRFRQNLLGKRVDYSGRSVIVIGPELKIHQMGLPKKMALELFKPFIMKRLVDLDLAPNIKTAKKRIEAEEKEVFEALDEVIKEHPVMLNRAPTLHRLGIQAFLPTLVEGKAIKLHPLVCRAFNADFDGDQMAIHVPLSPKAQIEAWMLMLSPHNLLNPANGNPIVSPTQDMVLGLYLLTSQLDGDIGEGKTFAGLDEIRYAVDAKAVGLRAKISVLYEGRLLQTTPGRIIFNSILPKGYTFVNRAVSDKEATRIIAEAYDKFGAPATAEMLDRFKELGFRYSTMFAPSIALSDIKTSSKKKELIAKANGEVEEVTRAHKNGVITNEERYKKVIEIWTRTNDLVTESMFAELEKDQRGFNPVYAMAASGARGSRAQIRQLAGMRGLMARPSGEIIELAIRSNFREGLGVLEFFISTSGARKGLADTALKTADAGYLTRRLVDISQDVIITEHDCGTTGGVWMKAVREGEKTVVTLGDRCFGRVLAADLVDPVSGEVVFPANTMINKEASKKIDSLGIEKVFIRSALTCETRYGLCGTCYGMDLARLKTVEQGEAVGIIAAQSIGEPGTQLTMRTFHVGGVATNLQVKDNTIKIPADAFVTAVSGGIVQRENGDRVFVTRGNVEFQRVYQMMKETDLKGLRVENGQSVTPGEILANSFVNSQGQETNNLVAEAQGVVALVDGQFYLKGETQNIPVKIGTAITVTTGEFVKAGTVIGTFDPYNDVVLTDSTGKIVFEDIEKDKNLKKDDEGNFRIYEYRREKLNPRMRIGSSEYTVPLNAILSVKEGQEVTAGDILFKLVAAAEKTRDITGGLPRVEELFEARRPRDASTLAEIDGMIEDRNEVVKDKRVLYIVPESEEREKVKITIPTGKRILVRNGDYVRAGDQIDEGTLDPHDILRILGVEALHQFLIQEVQEVYRLQGVFINDKHIEIIVRQMLRKMEISDPGDTGFVMRQQVDQYAFRDENERVVAEGGVQATGRQILLGITKASLNTDSFISAASFQETTRVLTDAAIKGKQDSLLGLKENVIIGHLIPAGSGLKSYKNIEIFYKEYGDIQTLYRERKDEERRQIALESERE; encoded by the coding sequence ATGAATCGACCCACCGATTTTGATTCGATCAAGATCATGCTGGCCAGCCCGGAGCGCATCCGGGAGTGGTCATTCGGCGAAGTAAAGAAGCCCGAAACGATCAACTACCGAACCCTGCGTCCGGAACGCGAAGGCCTTTTCTGCGAAAAGATCTTCGGTACGATGAAGGACTGGGAATGCTACTGCGGTAAGTTCAAGTCCATCCGCTACAAAGGCGTGATCTGCGACCGTTGCGGCGTTGAAGTGACCCACTCAAAAGTGCGTCGCGAGCGTATGGGACACGTGGAACTGGCCACGCCCGTCGCCCACATCTGGTATTATCGTTCGGTGCCCAGTCGTATCGGTCTGCTTTTGAACATGACCGTTAACGAGCTGAAGAGCATCCTCTATTACGAGAAATACGTCATTATCGATCCGGCCGATTCCAACCGCGAGATCGGCGAGCTCATCGACGACGACGAGTACTTCGAATACCTCGACCTCTATGGCAACAAGTTCGTAGCCATGATGGGCGGCGAGGCTATCAAAGAGATGCTCAGTCGCATCGATATGGACGCCGAGATCCATGCCATCCGCGACAAAATCGCCGACGGTATCAAGGCATCTGACAAGCGCATCCTGAAGCGCCTCGAGATCCTCGAAGCCCTGCGTGAGTCGGGCAACCGTCCCGAGTGGATGATGCTTGATGTCGTGCCTGTCATTCCGCCCGAGCTGCGTCCTATGGTGCAGCTTGACGGTGGTCGCTTCGCCACGTCTGACCTGAACGACCTCTATCGTCGTGTCATTAACCGCAATAACCGTCTGCGGCGTCTGCAGCAGCTGCGTGCGCCCGATATCATCGTGCGTAACGAAAAGCGCATGTTGCAGGAGGCCGTTGATGCGCTGTTTGATAACAGCCGCCGTGCCAAGTCCGTTAAAGGAAAGGGCAACCGACCTCTGAAGTCGCTCTCTGACATGCTGAAAGGAAAAACGGGACGTTTCCGTCAGAACCTTCTCGGCAAGCGCGTCGACTATTCGGGCCGTTCGGTCATCGTCATCGGGCCGGAACTGAAGATCCATCAGATGGGCCTTCCGAAGAAGATGGCGCTTGAGCTTTTCAAGCCGTTCATCATGAAGCGCCTTGTCGATCTTGACCTTGCTCCGAACATCAAGACGGCGAAGAAACGCATTGAGGCCGAAGAGAAAGAGGTTTTCGAGGCCCTTGACGAAGTAATCAAAGAACATCCGGTGATGCTGAACCGTGCGCCCACGCTGCACCGTCTCGGTATCCAGGCCTTCCTGCCGACCCTGGTTGAAGGAAAAGCGATTAAGCTGCATCCGCTTGTCTGTCGTGCGTTTAACGCCGACTTCGACGGTGACCAGATGGCCATCCACGTTCCGCTCTCGCCGAAGGCGCAGATCGAAGCTTGGATGCTGATGCTCTCTCCGCACAACTTGCTGAACCCCGCGAACGGTAACCCGATCGTATCGCCGACGCAGGATATGGTGCTCGGGCTTTATCTGCTCACCTCGCAGCTGGACGGCGATATCGGTGAAGGAAAGACCTTCGCCGGTCTGGATGAGATCCGCTATGCCGTCGATGCAAAGGCCGTTGGTCTGCGTGCGAAGATCTCCGTGCTCTATGAGGGCCGTCTGCTTCAGACGACTCCGGGGCGTATCATCTTCAACTCCATTCTTCCGAAAGGCTATACCTTTGTAAACCGTGCCGTCTCTGATAAAGAGGCGACACGTATCATTGCCGAGGCCTATGATAAATTCGGCGCTCCGGCTACGGCTGAGATGCTCGACCGTTTCAAGGAGCTCGGATTCCGTTATTCGACGATGTTTGCTCCGTCGATCGCCCTCTCTGACATCAAGACCTCTTCGAAGAAGAAGGAACTGATCGCGAAGGCGAACGGAGAGGTCGAAGAGGTGACCCGCGCTCATAAAAACGGCGTGATCACGAACGAAGAACGCTATAAAAAGGTCATCGAGATCTGGACGCGAACCAACGACCTCGTAACGGAGTCGATGTTCGCCGAGCTCGAAAAAGACCAGCGCGGATTCAACCCCGTATATGCCATGGCGGCATCCGGAGCTCGCGGTTCGCGGGCGCAGATCCGTCAGCTGGCCGGTATGCGCGGCCTGATGGCCCGCCCCTCGGGCGAGATTATCGAGCTGGCCATCCGCTCGAACTTCCGTGAGGGCCTCGGTGTTCTTGAATTCTTCATCTCTACATCGGGAGCGCGGAAGGGTCTGGCCGATACGGCTCTGAAAACGGCCGATGCCGGCTATCTGACCCGTCGTCTTGTCGACATCTCTCAGGATGTGATCATCACCGAGCACGATTGCGGCACGACGGGCGGCGTCTGGATGAAGGCGGTGCGTGAAGGCGAGAAAACCGTCGTCACACTTGGCGATCGCTGCTTCGGTCGCGTTCTTGCCGCCGACCTGGTGGACCCGGTTTCAGGCGAGGTCGTATTCCCGGCCAACACGATGATAAACAAAGAGGCTTCGAAGAAGATCGATAGTCTCGGCATTGAAAAAGTATTCATTCGGTCCGCTCTGACCTGCGAAACGCGCTACGGTCTTTGCGGAACATGCTACGGCATGGACCTTGCCCGCCTGAAAACGGTGGAGCAGGGCGAGGCGGTCGGTATCATTGCCGCTCAGTCCATCGGTGAGCCCGGTACTCAGCTGACGATGCGTACGTTCCACGTCGGCGGCGTGGCGACCAACCTTCAGGTTAAAGACAATACCATCAAGATTCCGGCCGATGCTTTCGTGACAGCCGTTTCTGGCGGCATCGTGCAGCGTGAGAACGGCGACCGTGTGTTTGTTACTCGTGGTAACGTCGAATTCCAGCGCGTCTACCAGATGATGAAGGAAACCGATCTGAAAGGCCTTCGCGTCGAGAACGGCCAATCCGTGACTCCGGGCGAGATCCTTGCGAACTCCTTCGTGAACTCTCAGGGCCAGGAGACGAACAACCTCGTTGCCGAAGCCCAGGGCGTGGTCGCACTGGTTGACGGGCAGTTCTATCTCAAAGGTGAAACACAGAACATTCCTGTGAAGATCGGAACGGCGATTACCGTAACGACCGGGGAATTTGTTAAGGCTGGAACCGTAATCGGAACCTTTGATCCTTACAACGACGTCGTTCTTACCGATTCAACGGGCAAGATCGTATTCGAAGATATTGAGAAAGATAAGAACCTCAAGAAAGACGACGAAGGCAACTTCCGTATTTATGAATACCGACGTGAGAAGCTGAACCCGCGCATGCGCATCGGCTCCTCGGAGTATACCGTGCCGCTCAACGCCATTCTTTCCGTGAAAGAAGGGCAGGAGGTCACGGCGGGTGACATTCTCTTCAAGCTGGTTGCTGCGGCCGAGAAAACACGGGATATTACCGGCGGTCTTCCGCGAGTAGAAGAGCTTTTCGAAGCACGTCGTCCGCGAGATGCCTCCACGCTCGCAGAGATCGACGGTATGATCGAAGATCGCAACGAGGTCGTAAAGGACAAGCGTGTGCTCTACATCGTACCGGAAAGCGAAGAGCGCGAGAAGGTGAAGATCACCATCCCGACAGGCAAGCGCATCCTCGTGCGTAACGGCGACTACGTGCGAGCCGGCGACCAGATCGACGAAGGTACGCTTGATCCGCACGACATTCTGCGCATTCTCGGCGTTGAGGCACTGCACCAGTTCCTGATCCAGGAAGTGCAGGAGGTCTACCGTCTTCAGGGCGTATTTATCAACGATAAGCACATCGAGATCATCGTGCGGCAGATGCTGCGCAAGATGGAGATCTCTGATCCGGGCGATACGGGCTTTGTCATGCGTCAGCAGGTCGACCAGTATGCCTTCCGCGACGAGAACGAGCGTGTTGTGGCCGAGGGTGGTGTGCAGGCGACGGGACGTCAGATCCTGCTCGGTATCACGAAGGCCTCGCTGAACACGGATTCGTTCATCTCGGCCGCATCCTTTCAGGAGACGACGCGTGTTCTTACCGATGCGGCGATCAAAGGCAAGCAGGATAGTCTGCTCGGCCTGAAAGAGAACGTGATTATCGGTCATCTGATCCCGGCCGGATCGGGACTGAAGTCTTACAAGAATATCGAGATCTTCTACAAGGAATATGGAGATATTCAGACCCTGTATCGGGAACGCAAAGACGAAGAGCGTCGTCAGATCGCTCTTGAGTCAGAGAGAGAATAA
- the rplC gene encoding 50S ribosomal protein L3, which translates to MSKGMLAQKLGMTRVFDENGKQVPVTVLSCGPCYVAAVKTADKDGYSAVQIAFGETREKLLSKAELNHLKKSGLGAFKHLKEYREFSGEVQPGQQLSVSIFQAGEIVKVVGQSKGKGFQGVVKRHGFGGGRMTHGSKFHRAPGSMGPGTDPGKVIKGKKLPGQTGAKQITVRNLKIVGIDEANQLLFVNGAVPGPRKSVLSIEVLK; encoded by the coding sequence ATGTCGAAAGGAATGCTGGCCCAGAAGCTCGGTATGACCCGAGTGTTCGATGAAAACGGAAAGCAGGTTCCGGTAACGGTGCTTTCCTGTGGCCCATGTTATGTGGCTGCCGTTAAGACGGCGGATAAAGACGGCTATAGCGCCGTTCAGATAGCCTTCGGTGAAACACGGGAGAAACTCCTGTCGAAGGCAGAGCTGAATCATCTGAAGAAATCGGGGCTTGGTGCCTTCAAGCACCTGAAAGAGTACCGTGAATTCTCGGGTGAAGTGCAGCCGGGCCAGCAGCTGTCCGTGTCCATCTTTCAAGCCGGAGAGATCGTAAAGGTTGTCGGGCAGAGTAAAGGAAAGGGATTTCAGGGCGTTGTGAAGCGCCACGGCTTCGGCGGTGGACGTATGACTCACGGCTCGAAATTCCACCGTGCTCCGGGCTCTATGGGGCCGGGCACCGATCCTGGAAAGGTTATTAAAGGGAAGAAGCTGCCCGGTCAAACGGGTGCGAAGCAGATTACTGTGCGTAATCTGAAGATCGTCGGAATCGACGAAGCAAATCAGCTTCTGTTCGTGAATGGCGCCGTGCCAGGTCCTCGAAAGTCTGTGCTGAGCATCGAGGTGCTGAAATGA
- the rpsJ gene encoding 30S ribosomal protein S10, which translates to MVQRIRVKLKAFDHKLIDRSTAEIVATAKRTGARISGPIPLPTSIEKFTILRSVHVNKKSREQFELRTHKRLIDIMDTNPDTVEALMKLQLPAGVSVDIRS; encoded by the coding sequence ATGGTCCAGCGTATCAGGGTTAAGCTGAAGGCTTTCGATCACAAGTTGATCGATCGATCCACGGCTGAGATTGTGGCCACTGCAAAGAGAACCGGCGCCAGGATTTCTGGGCCGATTCCTCTGCCCACGTCCATTGAGAAGTTTACGATTCTTCGTTCTGTTCACGTGAATAAAAAGTCACGTGAACAGTTCGAACTCCGAACTCATAAGCGTTTGATAGATATTATGGATACGAATCCGGATACGGTAGAGGCGCTGATGAAGCTGCAACTGCCTGCCGGTGTCAGTGTGGATATCAGGAGCTGA
- the rplW gene encoding 50S ribosomal protein L23 translates to MDLNQVLIMPYVTEKTEALKAQSKAGQVIVFKIRKDANKELVKQAIHKIYNVSVLKVNIINTASKLRRFRNSHTRKSGFKKAIVTLEPGKTIDLTK, encoded by the coding sequence ATGGATTTGAATCAGGTACTCATCATGCCATACGTCACTGAGAAGACTGAGGCGTTGAAGGCACAGAGCAAAGCCGGACAGGTGATCGTGTTCAAGATCCGCAAGGATGCGAACAAGGAGCTTGTGAAGCAGGCCATTCACAAGATTTATAACGTGAGTGTTCTGAAAGTGAATATTATCAATACGGCGTCGAAGTTGCGACGTTTCCGGAATTCGCATACCCGAAAGTCGGGATTTAAGAAGGCCATCGTTACGCTCGAACCGGGTAAAACGATTGATCTTACGAAATAA
- the rpsG gene encoding 30S ribosomal protein S7, whose product MSRRTTAVKKRPLQPDAVYSDTMVTAFINYMMRDGKKTTAERVFYDAMEIIKSKTGDEGIEVMRAAMENVKPALEVKSRRVGGVTYQVPIEVSVERRQTLAIRWLVRYARERKGRSMAEKLAAEFMDAKNDTGGSVKKREDTRKMAEANRAFSHYRW is encoded by the coding sequence ATGTCAAGACGTACAACAGCAGTTAAAAAGCGTCCGCTGCAACCCGATGCGGTTTACAGCGATACGATGGTAACAGCTTTCATCAACTACATGATGCGCGATGGTAAAAAGACCACCGCAGAGCGCGTGTTCTATGACGCTATGGAAATCATCAAAAGCAAGACCGGCGACGAAGGCATCGAAGTGATGCGAGCTGCCATGGAAAACGTGAAGCCCGCCCTTGAAGTGAAATCACGACGGGTCGGCGGTGTGACGTATCAGGTGCCTATTGAGGTCTCTGTGGAGCGCCGTCAGACTCTGGCGATCCGCTGGCTCGTTCGCTACGCACGTGAGCGTAAAGGTCGTTCCATGGCCGAGAAGCTCGCAGCAGAGTTCATGGATGCGAAAAACGACACAGGCGGATCTGTGAAGAAACGCGAAGACACGCGCAAGATGGCCGAAGCGAACCGCGCTTTCAGTCACTATCGCTGGTGA
- the fusA gene encoding elongation factor G — MARQIPLQRTRNIGIMAHIDAGKTTTTERILYYTGKTYKIGEVHEGAAEMDWMEQERERGITITSAATTTFWNGSDKHLDPHRINIIDTPGHVDFTVEVERSLRVLDGAVAVYDGVAGVEPQTETVWRQADRYGVPRICYINKLDRMGANFYYCVDTIRERLGANGVPLQLPIGAEADFIGMVDLVNNRAIIWSGEELGAKFEYREIPDDLKAKAEEYRTKLIESAVENDDALMEKYLESGEITVEELKKCIRIGTLNMKMFPIVCGTSFKNKGVQPMLDAVVDYLPSPLDIEAIKGTDPEDPEKAMERHAGDDEPFSALAFKIMTDPFVGKLTFFRVYSGTVTKGSYVYNSTKGKKERIGRILQMHANNREEIDIVYAGDIAAAVGLKDTTTGDTLCEENKAIILESMNFPDPVIELAIEPLTKADQEKLGTALMKLSEEDPTFRVKTDQETGQTIIAGMGELHLEIIVDRLKREFKVEANVGKPQVAYRETISKTADVESKYIKQTGGRGQYGHCCLRVFPNEPGKGYQFVNAIVGGVIPREYVPAIDKGIQEAMQSGVMAGFPVVDIKVEVYDGSYHDVDSNEMAFKIAGSMGFKDACKKASPVLLEPIMDVEVVTPEDYMGDVVGDLNRRRGRIQSMDQRGNARVVKAEVPLSEMFGYATDLRSSTQGRAAYTMQFKHYEQVPSNIANEIAAKASV, encoded by the coding sequence ATGGCACGTCAGATCCCTCTTCAGAGGACGCGAAACATCGGCATCATGGCCCACATCGATGCCGGAAAAACGACAACGACCGAACGCATCCTCTATTATACCGGAAAGACCTACAAGATCGGAGAGGTGCACGAAGGCGCCGCCGAGATGGACTGGATGGAGCAGGAGCGCGAGCGCGGTATTACGATTACGTCGGCCGCCACGACTACGTTCTGGAACGGCTCCGACAAGCATCTTGATCCGCATCGTATCAACATCATCGACACTCCGGGCCACGTAGACTTCACGGTTGAGGTGGAACGTTCTCTGCGCGTTCTTGACGGCGCCGTAGCCGTTTATGACGGCGTTGCCGGCGTTGAGCCGCAGACAGAAACGGTATGGCGTCAGGCTGACCGCTATGGCGTTCCCCGCATCTGCTATATCAACAAGCTCGATCGTATGGGCGCAAACTTCTATTATTGCGTCGATACCATTCGCGAGCGTCTTGGCGCAAACGGCGTTCCGCTGCAGCTGCCGATCGGCGCCGAGGCCGATTTTATCGGTATGGTCGATCTCGTAAATAATCGTGCCATCATCTGGTCTGGCGAAGAACTCGGAGCGAAGTTCGAGTATCGCGAGATCCCTGACGACCTGAAAGCGAAGGCCGAAGAATACCGCACGAAGCTGATCGAGTCGGCCGTCGAAAACGACGACGCTCTGATGGAGAAATATCTTGAAAGCGGTGAAATCACCGTTGAAGAGCTGAAGAAGTGCATTCGTATCGGAACCCTGAACATGAAGATGTTCCCGATCGTCTGCGGAACGTCTTTCAAAAACAAAGGCGTTCAGCCGATGCTCGACGCCGTTGTCGATTACCTGCCTTCGCCGCTCGATATCGAGGCGATCAAAGGGACAGATCCTGAAGACCCTGAGAAGGCGATGGAGCGTCACGCAGGTGACGATGAGCCGTTCTCGGCTCTTGCCTTCAAGATCATGACCGACCCCTTTGTTGGTAAGCTGACATTCTTCCGCGTTTACTCCGGAACCGTTACCAAAGGTAGCTACGTCTATAACTCGACGAAAGGCAAAAAGGAGCGCATCGGCCGTATTCTGCAGATGCACGCCAACAACCGCGAAGAGATCGATATCGTCTACGCCGGTGATATTGCCGCTGCCGTCGGTCTGAAAGACACGACTACGGGCGATACGCTCTGCGAAGAGAACAAAGCGATTATTCTTGAATCTATGAATTTCCCTGATCCGGTAATCGAGCTGGCCATTGAGCCGCTGACGAAAGCCGACCAGGAGAAGCTTGGAACGGCTCTGATGAAGCTTTCCGAAGAGGATCCGACCTTCCGTGTGAAGACGGATCAGGAAACCGGTCAGACGATCATCGCCGGTATGGGTGAGCTTCACCTGGAGATCATCGTCGACCGTCTGAAGCGAGAGTTCAAGGTTGAGGCAAACGTCGGTAAACCGCAGGTTGCCTACCGGGAAACGATCTCGAAGACGGCCGATGTGGAATCGAAATACATCAAGCAGACGGGCGGTCGTGGTCAATACGGTCACTGTTGCCTGCGTGTGTTCCCGAACGAGCCTGGAAAGGGCTACCAGTTCGTGAACGCCATCGTCGGCGGTGTGATTCCCCGGGAGTATGTTCCTGCCATTGATAAAGGTATTCAGGAAGCGATGCAGAGCGGCGTAATGGCCGGGTTCCCCGTCGTCGACATCAAGGTCGAAGTATATGACGGTTCCTACCATGACGTGGACTCGAACGAGATGGCATTCAAGATCGCCGGATCGATGGGATTCAAGGACGCCTGTAAAAAGGCCTCTCCGGTCCTGCTCGAGCCGATCATGGACGTCGAAGTTGTAACTCCGGAAGACTATATGGGTGACGTCGTGGGCGACCTGAACCGTCGTCGTGGCCGTATCCAGTCCATGGATCAGCGTGGAAACGCCAGGGTTGTTAAAGCTGAAGTTCCGCTCTCTGAAATGTTCGGTTATGCGACCGATCTGCGGAGTTCAACACAGGGGCGTGCCGCTTATACGATGCAATTCAAGCATTATGAGCAGGTTCCGTCCAATATTGCCAACGAGATTGCGGCAAAGGCGTCGGTTTAA
- the rpsL gene encoding 30S ribosomal protein S12, with amino-acid sequence MPTINQLIRKGRKKQKRKTKSPALKACPQRRGVCTRVMTFTPKKPNSALRKVARVRLTTGIEVTAYIPGEGHNLQEHNVVLVRGGRVKDLPGVRYHIIRGTLDSLGVEKRRQGRSKYGAKRPKA; translated from the coding sequence ATGCCTACCATTAACCAGTTGATTCGTAAAGGTCGTAAAAAGCAGAAGCGTAAGACGAAATCGCCTGCACTGAAGGCCTGCCCCCAGCGTCGGGGCGTCTGCACTCGTGTGATGACCTTTACTCCGAAAAAACCGAACTCTGCCCTTCGTAAGGTGGCAAGGGTTCGTCTGACTACGGGTATTGAAGTAACGGCCTATATTCCGGGCGAAGGACATAACCTGCAGGAACACAACGTTGTACTCGTTCGTGGCGGCAGGGTGAAGGACCTTCCGGGTGTTCGTTATCACATCATCCGTGGTACGCTCGACTCGCTGGGTGTGGAAAAGCGCCGTCAGGGTCGTTCCAAATATGGTGCGAAGCGGCCGAAGGCATAA
- the rplD gene encoding 50S ribosomal protein L4 has product MKYIVIDKSGARGAEKDLPAELAVKEISFPLIHEVVEIERNNRRQGTHSTKTKAMVSGGGKKPWRQKGTGSARQGSTRNPQFRGGGVAHGPQPRDYSKEIPRAKRKNGLKHILAHKANLNSLFVIDGLKLEDYSTKVAYEILKKANILPSETVCFVFADGDQFVEPSVRNIQLVQAMNAKRLQAPELYHNSALVMTSEAFDAVSASFK; this is encoded by the coding sequence ATGAAATATATTGTAATCGATAAAAGCGGAGCTCGTGGTGCTGAAAAAGACCTGCCCGCAGAGCTTGCCGTAAAGGAAATCTCTTTCCCTCTGATTCACGAGGTGGTAGAGATCGAGCGAAACAACCGTCGTCAGGGAACGCATTCCACGAAAACCAAGGCTATGGTCTCCGGTGGTGGAAAAAAGCCGTGGCGTCAGAAGGGAACAGGCTCGGCCCGCCAGGGATCAACGCGGAACCCTCAGTTTCGTGGTGGTGGAGTCGCTCATGGACCGCAGCCGCGAGACTACTCGAAAGAGATTCCGCGTGCGAAACGCAAGAACGGCCTCAAGCATATCCTCGCTCATAAAGCGAACCTGAATTCTCTTTTCGTCATCGATGGACTGAAGCTGGAGGATTACTCCACAAAGGTAGCATACGAGATCTTGAAGAAGGCGAACATTCTACCGTCCGAGACGGTGTGCTTTGTATTCGCTGATGGGGATCAGTTCGTAGAGCCGTCGGTGAGGAATATTCAACTGGTTCAGGCGATGAACGCAAAGCGCCTTCAGGCCCCTGAACTGTATCATAATTCGGCACTGGTAATGACCAGTGAAGCGTTCGATGCCGTTTCGGCTTCGTTCAAATGA